The DNA segment AAGGGAagggacgggacgggacgggatGGGACGTAAGAATGAAATCTTAATCATGCCTGACCTCTTGGTGCGAGTTATCGCGGGAAGCTGTGTGTGTTTACCGTCgtggaataattaaataacgagTCGCAGTGAGCCAACACTAAATGTAAATCGAACGATAATGTCTGGCGCGTCGTTACTTTTTCAGGGCCCTCGGTGGGTTCAGCTCGCGTTGCTCCGATCGCGTATTATACAGATTATACTATACAGAAATGATGCACATAGCGTTGTAACAGAAGAAAATATGAAATCCTACTGCTCTTCGATGTCAATCGAAAGAAAAAAGGgagcaaaagttaaaaaaaaaaaaaaataagcaacACGAGGGCGGAAACGTCGCTCGCGTGAGCGACTGTACGTCATCCATCTCGTTTCCCTGAAGTCAAGGACCCAAGTGAACAAGCGCGATATCACGATTTGCAGGGTCGTGGACGGCGACGTTTTCGCCGGTCTGGGTCGTACGCAGTATTTGAGCCTCGCGGACAATGAGATACCGTCGATACCGAAGCACATTTTGTCGCACCTATCATTGCTACGGACTTTGGACCTCAGCAGGAACCGGATAAGCCGCATCGATTTGGATGATTTCAAGGTGAGTGACTCGGgattagattattttatctctTCAAAATTTGCGTGTACTGCAAATGCaaaatcagagagagagagagagagagagagaacatcaAAATAAAGAAGCTTGCATGCCTCTTAGCCAGCAGCCACGTACGTGAATGAATTTTTTCGCGTCACAGAGGAAGATTCTTGTTTTGATTTTTCAAATCTACAAGTGCGCAAACTTTCGAGTGTTAATACGCTCAAAGAGAGACGGAAGTACGAGTACTAGAAATATTAAGAATCTCTGAGAGAGAGACACGCTCAGACGCGCCGCTCTAACATTAATAGGGGTATTATTACTAGGGGTATTATAGGGGTATTATTactagataaaagaaaaaatcacgtataataaaattgaatagccGGTATAGAAGGAAGAAACTCTCGTACGAGACACGAGACGTCGCGATTTAATGCTTCTTTTTCATTTCAGTACAATCCGATGCTTCAGCACTTGGCCATGGCCGGAAACGCGATCTCTGAGATGACCCCCGGTTCGCTGCCGCCTTTGGTGAAGCATCTGCATGTTGGCAGAAATCGTCTCAACAACCTAAATCATACCCTAAGGTTAGCGTAAGTCTATCGCGATTCATACCTCGTCTCACGAATTGGCTTGCTCCAACGAGCAAAGTTGGAGCGGACAATTGAAAATTTCAACTATTACGCTATCTTTTAGCGTACATTTTAAGAAGATTATATGCATTAATGCATATAATGCAACATCGCGTTGATACTAAAGAGTACACAAGTTTCACAAATTATCTTTGAGACTCGCGTTGGAAAGCTACCGCAACATCTCGCCTATCCTGTTTACTTATCGTTTAGACACTACGTCTCTTATCTAATTCATACTGTTTATGATTGAACAACCAAGCTGCGCGATGATGCAGTCCCAAATCGCTGACTGTAGCAAATTCCCGTGGACTATTGATCGgcatcgattaaaaaaaataaaaaaaataaaaaatgagaatcTACGATTCTACGCTCTTgttcgccgccgccgtcgcgcgTACATTGCAGCGAGCGGGATTTCAACCACCGCGATTTAGCCACGTGCCCTGCTCGTTTGCTTTGCAGAGATTTGAATCAACTCGAGTGGTTGCTCATTAATTCTAATGAGCTCACGTCACTCGACGGCGAGCTACCGTCGTCCGGCCACAATCTCAAGATGCTTTACGCCGTGGATAACAAGTTGACGCATCTGCCGGCCGAGTTCCGATACCTGCATCGTCTGGAGAATCTCTTCCTCCAGCAGAACAAGATTCGAAATCTCGACGGCACTCTGCAGAAAGCCAGACGCTTAAAATTCCTGGAGCTCTCGTATAACGAATTGCAAGAGGTATTTAGTTCGTcacgtctacgtctacgtcgTGCGAAATTCTTCTTAAGCTTCGACTTGGATCGTATATCCAATTTCGTAGAAACAAGCAGAAACgctacgtaaaaaaaatgttgattcgacgcgagaaaaaaaaattttgttttcttcaaATCACAAAAAGTTTCGTATTCTTTTTACGCTAAATAAATCATATGGGTGCACACCTTCGATAGAGAAAGGGGATTTCGAGGAATCTAAAAGTGAGAAGATAAATCTAGCGGAACTGCGACTCGCACGGAACGTCGTCAGGCGCGAGCGCATGAGCGCATTCGGAGCGCACGTGCTCTCGAATATTTACGGTTTAACGCGCGCGACACGGCGGGGGAGTcggagaaggaggagggagTAAAAGCGCGCAACGTACATTGAGCCAATTACCGCGACGTAACGTAATTATTGCCGCCTTCCGCCTGACGGAAGGATCTCGCAGCCGGAGTCAGCAGCCGAACGAAACGGATGTatctcgcgtcgcgtcgcatcttTCTCGTCATCAAATTATCACGCGTGACGCGTCGATGAATGACTCGAATGGCATTAATTAAGGTGCACCCGTATTAACATTATGAATAGAAATGAAACGGACGCCTGAATTGTGCCTCTTTAGCTGAACGCGGACGATTTCATAGAGGCCGAAATGTTGGAGGACCTCGAGCTCGGGCACAACTCCATCAAGTCTCTCGGCGGTGTGGACAGCGATGGAAATTGGAGTAGCGCCCTTTATCCCCTCAGATCGTTGAAGTGCCTGAACCTGACGCACAACGAGCTCCGCGAGTTCTCTCTGGCTTCCCTGCGCGGTCTACGCGAGCTCAGGTTGCTCGATCTGTCGAACAACCGGATCGCGAGATTGCACAAAGGAAGGCCGTCCTCCGAGGTAGGTAACTACGTCATCCGATGACGTTTACGTTGACGAACGCCATCGTCGCAAGTTGTTTACATTGTCTGATCTGTCGTTGTCTGATCGGTCGGAATCTATTGGTATCGATGTCACCACAGAATCTGGTGGAGGAGGAGGGCGAGGAGATCGCGGGTGGTACTATCCAAGATCTGCGTCTTCAGCATAACGAACTGCGCAGTCTGGACGGCTCGCTGTTTCTGGGCATGAAGGAGTTGCAGAGGCTCAATCTCAGTCACAACGCGCTAGGCCCGACGATCGGGCCGCGAGATCTGCGCGGTCTCGACGGACTACGCGTGCTCGACGTCTCGCACAATCAACTCACTACCCTCGAGGATACGTCGGAGGTAAATATAAAAGTCCGCTTCTTTCCTtcgtcttttcttctttcttccgtTTGACAATGTGCGACATGATCGTATCGATTTAGACGTGGCTACCGTCCCTGGAGGAATTAAACGCCTCGCACAATCGCCTGGTCACGCTGTCTGGCCGCGATTTTCGCGGTTTCCCGGTGCTCTGCGGGGCCGACGTCAGCATGAATCAAATACGTACTCTCATGCCGGAGCTGGTGGCCAATACACGATGCACGATTCACGGAGTCCCCGACGTGCTACGTATATACCTTCAAGGTGAGTTTATATTAGATGCACATATACtactctctctcgctctttctctctcaatcaATTAGTAGAGTATATGAAGAATAATAATCTATTGGAGGAGGGTCAATCAGGGTTTAGAGCGAGGCATTCATGTGAAACAGCCTTACAATGAGTTGTATCAGACTGGAAAAAGAGTATAGGTGAAGGAAAGATGATAGGAGCTGTATTCTTAGATTTAAGAAGGGCATTTGAATTAATGGAGTGGTACGGAATAAAAGGGGTAGTACTTGGCTGGTTTaagaatttcttgaaaaatagaTCGCAAAGAGTAAAATTTAATGGAATCTTATTAGATCCTATTGTCGTGAATTTGGAAGTTACACAGGGAACGGTATTAGGACCGTTActgtttttgctttatataaataatttaactgaGATTATTTGTGGCAACTGTGAAATTAGATTATTTGCAGATAatgcattaatatatatatatatataatattcaaaccaagagataaatgataatattaatgaacaaataagaaGAATTGAGAAatggttaaaaattaatagattgcaattaaatatatacaaaacgAAAGTTATGCTAGTAAGAGgtgtaaagaaaaaagtaacgcgCGTGTATTTCCATTCGCGCGCGTAagtttagaataataaaattatacatataatagtaacgcaaatattacaatttatatcacgttatttaaaatttctatatcgCCCTTATATCGATTTGGAAAACAGATAGtgtgagaaaaagaaatttttttttttttcaaatatcccAGATATATTTATGATGTCACTCGATAAAGGAACTCTTAACTAAAGTTGATAGAGAGCGACGAGACAttggtaaatttaattttgatataatataatcGAGCATAGGTgtgagagagaggagggggggggggcgaTATGCGCAATGTTGTCTATTATATCAGGTCGAGAGTACATGAGAGATTCGTCACAGACGAATGGTAATCGAGTTAACAACCGTAAACGAGACTTTGATTCCCATAGAAGAATCTCCGCTCGGCGAGACGACTATTCGTATCACACAGCACGATTCTGACACGCGTCTCGCAAGCGAAtatcaattcaatttaataaattatttgagattttgtcttataatgaaatataaatatctctAACGATATTCACTACAATTTTCGCAATTTCAACACAATcgcgttttcatttttttttttttcccccattaaatatttcgtacttttcTTTCGATAGATCGAGGGATGTTGGGCATTATTTGGCAATGAGTGAATGATTTAAATTCGAGTAGACCGTTAGGCTATTAATCGAAGAGGACAGGGAGAGGCTGGCGTGGCGCCAGCGGTGCATCGCATAATTAATGAACATCGCTCGTAAGGTCCAGCGTAGACAAACAAACGGAGGGAAGGAAGCGAGAGAAGGGTAcgaggagagaaagagcgagcgagagagaaaaagagagagagagagagagagagagagaaagtaggCGCGAGGGGGACGCAAAATAAATTACTTGTTGATAATCGCCTGGCTCCGTTCGGCTCCCGAGGcgtatattatttgttacaacGGTTACATTTCTCGCGATAACCCCCGCTGCGGCGCCATctcgaattatttattatataccgGCGTCTGTCCGTTGAGCTttgttattgttaatatatcgtctctctctctctctctctctctttctctctctctctctctctctgcaacCACGCTATCGTGCTCAATCCCCGTTATCTCGCGACTGGTCTCAGCTTCCATTTGACACTCTCTTTCCCCCTCTTTGCTGGATTTCGCGCCCGCGCGGGAAATTCGTGGGACCCACGACGAAAATTCCGACAAAAAATTCGGAAGAGTCGTCAGGTTCACGCTGCAAGCGTGGCAGCCGCCactaatgattaatattacataGTTTGACGAATCTTTGTTATCACAGCTGGCGCCACATAGTCATTAATCATGCGTgtttttacgataatttttttttatatgataatttaCGATCAAAATAATGCGGCTCTCGAATTTAGGGCTGAGATACAAGTGTAGAAGAGCACGAGGTACCAAGAACGAAAAATCAAATCGCTAGTGTCGGGCGAGTCTACTCACATGTGTATTTTTCGTTCCTCGTATCTTATTGTTGCTCCACTTGATCGTGTGTCACGCGACGCGAGCCCTTACactcacacgcacacgcgcattGTTTGCAGATAATCCTGTGCTGTGCGACGCCGGCTTGGCCGACTTGACCGTCGCGCTCGAGGTAAATCACGCCAAGATTTACGGGGTCGGTAGCGATTGCCCAACCACAACAACGTCCGCACCACCGACGACGGCAgtggcaacgacgacgacaacgacggcaGCGgtgacaacaacgacgacgacgaccgaggtgacgacgacgacgccggcACTACCGCCGGCACCGCTGCCGCCGACGCTTATACTGGCTGCCGCGGCGGCCGCGTCCGGGGGCAACGTGTCCTTCGCCGCCACCCTCGAATAAGAGCCCCGGCATTGCCGCGGTGCGTGCTGGCCCTACGAGAATAATTGCGCGAGCACCACATCAAGCAGGGTGAAGAGATCCGACGAAGGAAGGCAGAAGGTCCGAGAAATTCGCGCGAGGATTTGTCGTCTTTGTTTTTGAACGAgatgacgagagagagagagagagagagagagagagagagagagagagagagagaggcgcgaCCACCAAAGTACGAGCGGAGCGATCGTTCGAAACGACACCGCGCCGTCTCCGTGGACACCCCCATTGGTAGTGCGTATCGCGTGTATTGTACATCGTGCGTAATGTAACAGGCTCGACGATCTTTCCGAGCGATTTTGAAGGGAGGGGCAGACAGTGTGTTTGTGTGTCTGTCTCTGCGCATAAATAGAAAAGTGATTTTGTGCGATCGGCAAATTCACAAACCGTTGAGAGAAGCACCTTCTTTAGTCGTAGCGAGTCCCGAGATGGAACCGCACAGACGCGATGGATACACTTGGAAGAATCTTGCGTGTCTTGTTGGATATTAGGGCTGTACGAGGGCCGCCCGTTCATCCGCCCGATATCTTGAGATCATTCAAGAACTAGGAtccatatatataattattatgtcgTCAATAAGAAACAAACGAATGCGGAATTGTATtgcatacaaattatatttaccaaCAAAGTCTTATGTGCCCTTGCATTGTAAATAGTCTCCACCAACGAAAAGTCCCGTATGTAGAAATAAGTCGTCTTGAATTTTCCTTTTTGCCAAGTTGAGAATGGCCGACGATGAAACTAGATGTCGGAATCGATTGGTCGGTTCATTCTTATGTACGTACACTTGGCGTTAGTTCGCTTTTTTTCTCGCGAGCTTAAAATGTATAGCATTCTCGATAGATTTCAATTGCGCATTCAATATGGcaaagcaataaaatatatttgaatatatacatatatattcagtatgtatattgaatatcatattgtattttgaaaatGAGCATCGCAGAACATCGTAGAACATCTCGAGCGTCTCGAGCCCGCAACGGAAATACGTTAATCATCGTTTTTTTCTGATAAGCCAAACGTTTTCAACGTATCACGAAGCGACGATACGAATGAAGGAAAACAGCAAAGTTCTACAACGTGATAATTCGCGGAAGACTTCGGTCTTCAATCGAGTTTCTCTCGATCGTCATGTATATGCAAATGAATTCCCGGCGGGTCAATGGAGCAAATGAAATCTGTTAACTTTATGCCGTTGGCATGGGGCAGATTGGCAGTGGGCGATCAATTGACTTCTTCGTTAACTCGTGCCAATAGAGACGAATTGTTATGAACGTGCCTCCACGCATACATAATAGGATCGGCCCGTTTATCATCTGCGTACGGTGTTTGGTTATTCCATACGCgcgtaaataatattataatatagcgTAAACGTccatttccaaaaaatttacacaaagAAACACTGCGCAAAGCAGCATTCTTCTCCAAATCAGGGCTATTTCTCTTCTCAAAAGAAGCGCTGTACAACTGGCGTTATTCTGAGATCACTAGATCTAGACGAACGTAAATAGTATCTCTTGATTtctcacatatatatatatatatatgtatgtgtgtgtgtgtgtgtgtgtgtgtgtgtgtgtgtctgtgtgtgtatatgtatatatacatacatacatacatacatattgcAAAAGGCAGCCAATAGCACGACTGCTAGCTTAAATTTAGCTAGAACTcagaatcaaaataatttatctttattaagtattttaaagaacaataacTTTGCGTTGTAGAGAGACATCGCGAGAATCGTGGAATAAAGTTTAAGTAATTGAATTAAAGTTTAAGTATTAGAAGGAGCAAATGTAACGCTTATCTAATAAGTATGCAAGTATGTGCATGCATGAAATACCACCGAAGACGGTCACAGACGCACATTAATTAACGTAAGGTCCAAATGTCGCACTGATTTCTTGTAAGTGAATTTCTCGCGATACCCGCAAAGACGACGCAACGTTATGTACGTAggtatcatttatatatatatatatatatatatatatatatatatatatatatatatatatataatacatatgtataagtatatgtacatatatatatacttataaaaagacaaaatagagacctgtttatataattttagcgACTAAGTTATTATTTATCCGCACTGTGATTTGCGATTTGCTCTTTTATGaccaaataaaaattgaaggaggaacaagaaaaaaaccttaattttatatgtgtgtgtgtctgtgtgtatgtgtgtgtgtcgtTACAATAAACGTTGTAATGATAcacacatataattaaataaaatcgtgCCGACGTTTAGATAGCGATGTGTTGTATGTTACATATCTTATACATATAGCAAATTTATTTTAGGTatcttaacttttattaataaagatcaCTCTTGCATTGAGTGAATAGAATATATAtctcatttcttataaaatatatctctgttctacttttataattaacaatgcacaattaatctttttttttcattcacatgtaatgatttaaaaatatacttcgTACCTGACATAGAAACAGGGTGATGTTAGATACTTCGGAATATTCGAGAAAATCCTTTATAGAACTTATCTCTTTGAGGTGCTCTTTCTTCAGTTTTGGTTTAATTTGTTCGACTGAAACAATTGGTTGATAGAAGCAACTGTAGcattaatcaataatatatttcaaattccaaatttatatttctaatattacatACCTTTCCAGTAATTATTACTGCATGACAGTTGAACAAAGTATTCATCCTTTATCGCTTTGTTATGTGTAAAAAAGGAGATTTTTACATATTCACAATCATTCTCTTCTTGAAGACTTAAATGTATATccaaatttactttataaatgttGCACGCACGCTTAATGGCATCCCATTGTaagattttctttctcttcctttcttctaattctgGAAGCATTAAAAGTAGATCGATAAAGTAAGAAATACAacgtttcaattaaatacctGCAATGCTCTTAGAATCATTTcgtcaaatattaaacaagtgaTCCTCTCAAGTGTTGCGTCAAGTGAAATGTGTTTATTAATCCTGAGAGTCTGATTTAAACAAACAGCTGTACTTACGGAGCTGTAGGTCCACTATTTCCAATGACAAGACTTCTCTTTGCTCTCGTGCCTTTTCCAGTTCACTCTTCACATCCTCTTGCAACTTTACTGTATTTGATATTTTCCTACCAATTATTTTTTGCTGCAATATGACAGCGTCTACGTCAGACTTTGTCTTGCCAATTTCTTGTTGCAGCTCCGATATTTTCTCAGTAGTGTCAGATTTCTTTTTACAGCAGTCTACGAAACAAAGACGAAAaagattgtttttataaaaacaagttATCGTAATTTTGCTATGTAAGTTGGACTGACAAGTCTTTGACAGtttgtgattaataaaatacaaggGACCGTACCTTTTTCGTAAAGAAAGTCCTGTTCAACCTTTGTGTCAATGCGCAATCGAAACTCTCGATACGACGATATCCACTTATCAAGAATGCTAAAGTCGTCTTTCTGGAAAACGTCGAGTACATTGCACTCGAGTTCCTCGATATCCATCGTATTCGCGATctattgaataaataacaaatcgATTGATTTTAGTACGCGAATCAACGCAAAACGTGCTTGTACGATTACTCCACCGTCCACTGCCGTCCACTCATCTCATAACGACTATTGCAAGAAGAcgcatacaaaatattttgaatagcaGTGGCGCCAACGTCGCACCGCAAACATCGCTAGACGAGTTCTCAGTCGGTAAAATCAttcatagatttttattttctctttgaacacgaatatttataatacaaaatcaaaaattatgtatgtacatacatacaaaaagGAACACGCTTCAACGAAAAGTTGAATTATGATATTTACGTCCATAATGTAATATGAGTAAATCAAACGGGAATGAACTGTTTTACCCTTTGTACAACAGTGTTCCAAAATTGTATAAGAAATTAGaccataaaatttcaattttgtttcctttttaCATCCATTTTTTCCCATCAATAAATATCATAGACACGCGTTTTATTTCCtgagatttttttcaataaattgcaGCCTgacattaatttacattattgtagACACACATTCAcgcatacaaaaaatataatcgttttaaagttaaaatttatacaaaaaatttctcagaacaaaaatttcaaatttaaattacatttaatgaaagTATGCattattcaaacaacgacgGTTGGTTACAAAGTAACATACGATTAAGAGAAATAACTAATTagcaatataaacaaaattttaataaaacttataactAATTAGTAttagaggaaaaaaataaagaattagatTCAAAAAAGATTCTTGTCGGAATATGTTCTTTTAGTAAAAAACGGGATCAATATGTATCCCAAAACatgtgtattatatgtatagcatgcacttaaaaaatgtttttaaacaactttAGACACACTTTCGATATGCATCAGTGTCAACCGACAAGTGTCAAAGAAACTGTGATTTTTCCAACCGTGAGTCTATTGACATCGATGTATTGTCAACATGACACAGCTTTGATCAGCAAAATAAACATCATCGCGAGTGTCATGCGGAAATCCAAGTATGACGAATAAAGTTACTTCATTTATAAcattagaattataataaatttctgtatatTACACTGAGTTTTTCAACAGTTAAAGCAACCAAATGTAATACTAAAGTGCCTTTGATTTTTGCACAGTTAATCAAACACCATTGTCGTGTCGATGGTGTTTGATCCTTCTGTCTCGTTCCAAGGCATCTCCACCAATTCTAGACTTCCATCCTCTTTCAAGGTTATCCGTTTTCTATTTTCGCTCTTCACTTCCATTTTCTGCTCAGAGTCCAATCTTGTCATCTTCTTCAAGTTTTCGATATCAGCTGTGTCAATTGGTTGCAGAACATACATTTGTTCTTGGGACAAGGTAGAAACaccttttataagaaaaaattcctttttaagACAGAtttacaataatgtattaactaatcagtaaataatacttaCTCGCTGGTAACGTATCAGAAGCATATAAATGATTACAATTTGATAAATCCAACAGTGGTGGTGAGGTAGATTGAGTAATAGGAAAAACTGACTGAATCGGCTCCAAAAGTGTAACCTCCATCGCTTTATCATCCTTGATAACAATGTCAGAATTATCTGTAACGTATCAACAGTGtcactaattataaaaattgcaacaGATAGCAAGAATGCATCTGAACAATTTCTCTTAGATTTAGCGCTACTCAACCTGTTTCATTCTCCTTGTTCTCCAAGTCATTCACTTTGCTGTAACTATGTCTTTCACTTTCCTGCTGGCTCTCGAAGATGTGCTCGTCCGCTGCCCTTTCCTCGTTGTGATCTTTCATGTGATGCATCATGAAGGAATCATGATGCGTGGTGTATTTACACTTGTTGCACTGCAGCCAGATCTgagatttcgtcagtatcttTTTGCCCAGTGAATTCAAGTCGCAGGTCTCTGTCGTCTCGGACCTCGTGATCTGTGGCGGTTGACAAGGCTTCGGTTTGTCACCATAACCACGTAGTTCCCCATCCGCCAGGGAATACTTTTTCTCCAAGAAGTGTAGAATGTAGTTTTGTGCTTGGCGCATTTCCGTTTCCAGTCGATCAAGAGTATTAACGAGGATGCCGCAGCTGCGGCATATCACGTCATCCTCGGATATCACGACCATGTATCTGCGACAGGAAATCGATCTTACTTAACGTCTGGCTGGCACGTGGGGTTAGCTAACGGGCAGGCCGCTAATTAATGCAGATTTATCACCCCTCGCCGACTAATTCTCCGAGTTTCTCGATTACCCTGGTCCGCGAGCTTTGTGTTCTGCACGTGGCCAAGGCGTAGAAGCGACCGAGGACCTCGGCGTCGCAGACGAAACACCGCGACTGCTCTTTCACGGCTTTCTTACCGTCGTCATTACTCATTTCTTTATCCATGATTCCAAAAATGCGAGAGTCAAACTCACGATTCTACTGTCAAAACCACAAAACTACTGACTATTCTCAAGTACAATGGGTTGCATGAACGTGCACGAACCAACATGAACGTGCCGCGCAGACCGTCAGGACGTCAGGACCGCGCAATGCCGCGTGCCCAGgtttaggttaggttaggttaagttAAGTTTTTTTACAGGCATGAAAAAAACAATGTCTTTGGCATcggaaaatattgatatttattattataatattaatatttcttcaaattacttcgatgaaaatacaattacatgtatttatttgctgaaataatttagttttcaaGTAAAAATCGCGTACGGTAACGTCCCTATATTTTTCTGGTTTAACATTAGCATTCTTGTTTACCAAAATCCCTGTTAGagcaataataagaaaattacttttgtactacttgtgaattttatttgaaagtcgTGAGCCATTCCAAAGGCTTAAAAGTAAGATTTTGAACATGATGAAAATATGAAGCATCTTGAACGTGACCATAAGAGtaaattctaattatttgtAAAGCATCTCTACAGAGATGACTCAATCGATATCAacaacaaaaatcttttttatattactgtCATTGCGTCTtggtgaaaaatttttcttagaacctttcatgtataattttttagaatttctgtataattttataactcttaaattttttatatacaaattaaaacattttttaaaaatattcaaaaaatttacatctctgaaatatcctaagatttcaaagatttttgttctataatttctgataaagtgttatgcaaaatttaaaaaagttaaaagtattttttagaaattataagattagaaatttcagaatatttcagaattcacatgtataaaaaattttaagagaataaGGATGTAGACTAATTGcc comes from the Solenopsis invicta isolate M01_SB chromosome 14, UNIL_Sinv_3.0, whole genome shotgun sequence genome and includes:
- the LOC105207811 gene encoding uncharacterized protein LOC105207811 isoform X2; this encodes MVVISEDDVICRSCGILVNTLDRLETEMRQAQNYILHFLEKKYSLADGELRGYGDKPKPCQPPQITRSETTETCDLNSLGKKILTKSQIWLQCNKCKYTTHHDSFMMHHMKDHNEERAADEHIFESQQESERHSYSKVNDLENKENETDNSDIVIKDDKAMEVTLLEPIQSVFPITQSTSPPLLDLSNCNHLYASDTLPASVSTLSQEQMYVLQPIDTADIENLKKMTRLDSEQKMEVKSENRKRITLKEDGSLELVEMPWNETEGSNTIDTTMVFD
- the LOC105207971 gene encoding uncharacterized protein LOC105207971; the protein is MDIEELECNVLDVFQKDDFSILDKWISSYREFRLRIDTKVEQDFLYEKDCCKKKSDTTEKISELQQEIGKTKSDVDAVILQQKIIGRKISNTVKLQEDVKSELEKAREQREVLSLEIVDLQLQLEERKRKKILQWDAIKRACNIYKVNLDIHLSLQEENDCEYVKISFFTHNKAIKDEYFVQLSCSNNYWKVEQIKPKLKKEHLKEISSIKDFLEYSEVSNITLFLCQVRSIFLNHYM
- the LOC105207810 gene encoding insulin-like growth factor-binding protein complex acid labile subunit, producing the protein MSGILYTLLGLAAIHCAVRREISPCTCRQEEFSSPVINQAAVATTVAASSAGVANANNNAGGGSGGGGGGGGGGGGGGGGGGGSGHHVGERIEVVCEKMKSFDQLAEALKGKFTLEQQITLRVTRSNLRDISRHDFKELRMSITRLELNHDYLGVVDGDVFAGLGRTQYLSLADNEIPSIPKHILSHLSLLRTLDLSRNRISRIDLDDFKYNPMLQHLAMAGNAISEMTPGSLPPLVKHLHVGRNRLNNLNHTLRDLNQLEWLLINSNELTSLDGELPSSGHNLKMLYAVDNKLTHLPAEFRYLHRLENLFLQQNKIRNLDGTLQKARRLKFLELSYNELQELNADDFIEAEMLEDLELGHNSIKSLGGVDSDGNWSSALYPLRSLKCLNLTHNELREFSLASLRGLRELRLLDLSNNRIARLHKGRPSSENLVEEEGEEIAGGTIQDLRLQHNELRSLDGSLFLGMKELQRLNLSHNALGPTIGPRDLRGLDGLRVLDVSHNQLTTLEDTSETWLPSLEELNASHNRLVTLSGRDFRGFPVLCGADVSMNQIRTLMPELVANTRCTIHGVPDVLRIYLQDNPVLCDAGLADLTVALEVNHAKIYGVGSDCPTTTTSAPPTTAVATTTTTTAAVTTTTTTTEVTTTTPALPPAPLPPTLILAAAAAASGGNVSFAATLE
- the LOC105207811 gene encoding uncharacterized protein LOC105207811 isoform X1, encoding MDKEMSNDDGKKAVKEQSRCFVCDAEVLGRFYALATCRTQSSRTRVIEKLGELVGEGYMVVISEDDVICRSCGILVNTLDRLETEMRQAQNYILHFLEKKYSLADGELRGYGDKPKPCQPPQITRSETTETCDLNSLGKKILTKSQIWLQCNKCKYTTHHDSFMMHHMKDHNEERAADEHIFESQQESERHSYSKVNDLENKENETDNSDIVIKDDKAMEVTLLEPIQSVFPITQSTSPPLLDLSNCNHLYASDTLPASVSTLSQEQMYVLQPIDTADIENLKKMTRLDSEQKMEVKSENRKRITLKEDGSLELVEMPWNETEGSNTIDTTMVFD